One segment of Leptospiraceae bacterium DNA contains the following:
- a CDS encoding Eco57I restriction-modification methylase domain-containing protein, with amino-acid sequence MHNERTLFHTTILPSLEENVKCGNSLLNDKIFHQQELLQLNRNEISKINPFNWDLEFKSIFDNGGFDCVIGNPPYIRIQTMREWASLQVDYLNEVYKNYISGNYDIYIIFILKGYSLLKTKGLFGLILPHKFFQGENGIKIRNYISEEKSLNRVVDFTTNQIFENATTYTCLLFLSKEKNDTFLYKRFALGDNYKYLNNLHFENKEVGLLKNDVWNISNDIISRVLNKIEKQEYLFPDITEKIFKGSSTGNDEVYLLELVNDSKTLVTVYSKILDQKIKIEKKILRPFLYGEDIRRYEEIKTNYFLLFPYNVLEDSNKLISPKEMKENYPNAFEYLKSVQKILSKRKIETDSNNFYKYSAARSLNEYHKLKIMIPDMLVELRVNYDDYGHFFHGPAIHSVVFNDLVKELNTKFFFAILNSKLFWFFISNTSTALRGNAYRLTPEFLNPFKFPKINLNNPKEKTIHDNLVSLVDRIRNLKKELVTEKVEKNIKSIEREINSVDNQIDSFVFELYNLTPEEIKIVEGENV; translated from the coding sequence GTGCATAATGAAAGGACTCTTTTTCATACGACGATTTTGCCTTCACTTGAGGAAAATGTTAAATGTGGGAATAGTTTACTGAATGATAAAATATTTCATCAACAAGAGCTATTACAATTAAATAGAAATGAGATATCTAAAATAAATCCATTTAACTGGGATTTAGAATTTAAATCAATATTTGACAATGGAGGTTTTGATTGTGTTATTGGAAATCCCCCATATATAAGAATTCAAACGATGCGCGAATGGGCAAGTCTCCAAGTAGATTATTTGAATGAAGTCTATAAGAATTACATTTCGGGAAACTATGATATTTATATTATCTTTATATTAAAAGGATATAGCTTACTAAAAACCAAGGGATTATTTGGTCTTATTCTTCCGCATAAATTCTTTCAAGGTGAAAATGGAATTAAAATTAGAAATTATATATCGGAAGAAAAAAGTTTAAATAGAGTAGTTGATTTCACGACAAATCAAATTTTTGAAAATGCAACTACGTATACTTGCTTATTATTTCTTTCAAAAGAAAAGAATGATACTTTCTTATATAAGAGATTTGCATTAGGCGATAATTATAAATATTTAAACAATCTACATTTTGAAAATAAAGAAGTAGGTTTATTAAAGAATGACGTTTGGAATATTAGCAACGATATAATTTCTAGAGTTTTAAATAAAATCGAAAAGCAAGAATATTTATTTCCTGATATTACAGAAAAGATATTTAAAGGCTCTTCAACAGGAAATGACGAAGTATATTTATTAGAACTTGTGAATGATTCAAAAACTTTAGTAACAGTTTATTCAAAAATTTTAGACCAAAAAATTAAAATAGAAAAAAAGATTCTAAGACCTTTTTTATATGGAGAGGATATTCGAAGATATGAGGAAATAAAGACAAATTATTTTTTACTTTTTCCGTATAATGTCCTAGAAGACAGTAATAAATTAATTTCTCCAAAAGAGATGAAAGAGAATTATCCGAATGCATTTGAATATTTGAAGTCTGTTCAAAAAATTCTAAGTAAAAGAAAAATAGAAACAGATAGTAATAATTTTTATAAATATTCGGCGGCAAGAAGTTTAAATGAATATCATAAACTTAAAATAATGATCCCTGATATGCTAGTTGAACTGAGAGTTAACTATGATGATTACGGGCATTTTTTTCACGGTCCTGCTATACACAGTGTTGTTTTTAACGACTTAGTAAAAGAATTAAATACAAAGTTCTTTTTTGCGATTTTAAATTCCAAGTTATTTTGGTTTTTTATTTCAAATACTAGCACGGCATTGCGTGGAAATGCATATCGCTTAACGCCGGAATTTCTAAATCCTTTTAAGTTTCCCAAAATTAATCTGAATAATCCTAAAGAAAAAACAATTCATGATAATTTAGTCAGTCTAGTCGATAGAATCAGAAATTTAAAAAAAGAATTAGTAACTGAAAAAGTAGAAAAAAATATAAAGTCGATAGAACGAGAAATAAATTCTGTTGATAACCAAATTGATTCTTTCGTATTTGAACTCTACAACCTCACTCCAGAGGAAATTAAAATTGTGGAGGGGGAAAATGTCTGA
- a CDS encoding N-6 DNA methylase produces the protein MVYFYKSDREIEEDIIKRIVDAQSNTKEQVDYRKDSVYRKDGVHRKDGVHRKDGVHRKDGVHRKDLINQVPTMEATSADNEKAISVYDRCKDIFDELDKTYNGSIFKNRSELDSVKVSNKTLLEILKDLLPENSRYNFKVIPIEILGTIYEHFLGKVVVTTDKRATIDYKPEVRKAGGVYYTPDYIVNYIVGKTVGEKLKECKKFEDLLEIKICDPACGSGSFLLAAFDALIKWTIGYYESKVKVDVGTGLKPVLTSLSKEERKLVYLDNDGQVRLTSKIKREILKSCIYGVDIDAQAVEVTMMSLSL, from the coding sequence TTGGTTTATTTTTACAAATCTGATCGAGAAATCGAAGAAGATATTATTAAGCGGATAGTAGATGCACAATCCAACACTAAGGAACAAGTTGACTATCGCAAGGACAGCGTCTATCGTAAGGATGGTGTCCATCGTAAGGATGGTGTCCATCGTAAGGATGGTGTCCATCGTAAGGATGGTGTCCATCGTAAGGACTTGATTAATCAAGTCCCTACGATGGAGGCGACTTCTGCGGATAACGAAAAAGCAATCTCCGTCTATGACCGTTGCAAAGATATTTTTGATGAGTTAGATAAAACTTATAATGGAAGTATTTTTAAAAATCGATCTGAATTAGATTCTGTTAAGGTTAGCAATAAAACACTACTCGAAATTCTAAAAGACCTACTCCCTGAAAATTCTCGTTATAATTTTAAAGTAATTCCAATCGAAATATTAGGAACGATTTACGAACATTTCTTAGGCAAAGTAGTAGTTACCACAGACAAACGAGCGACTATTGACTATAAGCCAGAAGTAAGAAAAGCAGGTGGTGTTTATTATACTCCTGATTATATTGTAAATTACATCGTAGGAAAAACCGTTGGAGAAAAACTAAAAGAATGCAAGAAGTTTGAGGATTTACTAGAAATCAAAATTTGCGATCCTGCCTGTGGTTCTGGTTCCTTCTTGTTAGCCGCATTCGATGCTTTGATAAAATGGACAATCGGTTATTATGAATCAAAAGTAAAAGTGGACGTAGGGACAGGTTTGAAACCTGTCCTTACGTCGTTATCAAAGGAAGAACGAAAGTTAGTTTACCTAGACAACGATGGACAAGTTCGCCTAACGTCAAAAATCAAAAGAGAGATTTTAAAATCTTGTATCTATGGCGTAGACATTGATGCACAAGCCGTAGAAGTTACGATGATGAGTTTGTCTCTCTAA
- a CDS encoding glycosyltransferase, with protein sequence MFEEYPLISVIIPHRKNDSIESSLEQIAKVDYPQERIEVFTVVGDQPSVQRNACIKESSGSIIYFLDNDSEIEPENFKLAVETFKKNPRISVVGGPSCARLGDSQIQNEFTYCLSSYICVGPISHRYKASGVVHKATEKELILCNMLIRHSTLKEVGLFNEELYPNEENELMDRIDEAGYEMIYHPGVVIHRSPRPNYISFIKMLISYGKGRFKHFTVYFRWVDTVFLIPAIFSLYIASLPFSQSLPNSLANFYYLPAIFYSLITAAFCCYSFFKFKEKKYRVFLTLPFLFFSVHFFYGLGILIGFFQLFVKKKQPVFYEVTKRK encoded by the coding sequence ATGTTTGAAGAATATCCTTTGATTTCTGTGATTATTCCTCACAGAAAAAATGACTCCATAGAAAGTTCACTCGAACAAATAGCTAAGGTAGATTATCCGCAAGAAAGAATAGAAGTATTTACAGTTGTGGGTGATCAACCTTCTGTTCAGAGAAATGCATGTATTAAAGAATCTTCCGGATCTATTATTTATTTTTTAGATAATGATTCAGAAATAGAGCCGGAAAATTTTAAACTCGCAGTTGAGACATTCAAAAAAAATCCACGGATCAGTGTGGTTGGCGGACCAAGTTGTGCAAGATTGGGAGATTCACAAATACAAAATGAATTTACATATTGTTTATCTTCGTATATTTGTGTTGGTCCAATTTCCCATAGATACAAAGCATCCGGCGTAGTCCATAAGGCAACAGAGAAAGAGTTAATTCTTTGTAATATGCTAATAAGACATTCAACCTTAAAAGAAGTTGGATTATTTAACGAAGAACTTTATCCGAACGAAGAAAATGAACTCATGGATAGAATTGATGAAGCAGGTTACGAGATGATTTATCATCCCGGAGTTGTGATTCACAGAAGCCCAAGACCTAATTATATTTCTTTTATAAAAATGCTGATTAGTTATGGAAAAGGCAGATTCAAACATTTTACTGTATACTTTCGATGGGTTGATACAGTATTTCTTATTCCTGCAATTTTTAGTTTGTACATTGCTTCGTTGCCATTTTCCCAATCCTTACCGAATAGTTTGGCTAATTTTTATTACCTTCCTGCAATTTTTTATTCTCTGATTACTGCGGCATTTTGTTGTTATTCGTTCTTTAAATTCAAAGAAAAAAAATACCGAGTTTTTTTAACTCTTCCTTTTTTATTTTTTTCCGTTCACTTTTTTTATGGTCTAGGAATATTAATAGGTTTCTTTCAACTATTCGTAAAAAAGAAACAACCGGTATTCTATGAAGTAACTAAACGTAAGTAA
- a CDS encoding radical SAM protein: MAHIATYLPKLVYKKNSMPLYVTFFVTNRCNLKCEHCFYSSELNLPTQELTLEEIEKMTTSMGEFPILNYSGGEPFLRDDLAEVTYSFYKNSKINYLTIPSNGTYEKRTLETMVKMCELCPKLTITLNFSVDGLEEEHNRIRSGGKGGGKLFSTTMKTFHAMKKLRDEKGFKNLKLGFITTFTATNQDTVEDLYEYLKAQGPDNVSINLIRGIPKDPLVKNIDISKFKSVIKKLQADLLDGTLPGFDPFLVAMASYRYDNIIKTYEENKYQSDCYSSQIFCVLYPNGDIYPCELLDKSKMIGNLRDFDFDFRKLWFSEKNKEVADWIVDTKCFCTHECNASCNTSFNAAHFSKIGLRAANMQVKRLLK; this comes from the coding sequence TTGGCACATATAGCAACTTATCTACCAAAGCTCGTTTACAAAAAAAATAGTATGCCTCTTTATGTTACATTTTTTGTTACAAACCGATGTAACTTAAAATGTGAACATTGTTTTTATTCATCAGAATTAAATCTTCCCACGCAAGAATTAACCCTCGAAGAAATTGAAAAAATGACTACTTCCATGGGTGAATTTCCAATTCTGAATTATAGCGGAGGCGAACCATTCTTACGGGATGACCTTGCCGAAGTAACTTACTCATTTTACAAAAATTCCAAAATCAATTACCTTACTATTCCTAGTAACGGTACCTATGAAAAACGAACTTTAGAGACAATGGTAAAAATGTGTGAGTTATGCCCAAAGTTAACGATAACATTAAATTTTTCTGTAGATGGTTTAGAAGAAGAACATAATCGAATTCGAAGCGGTGGAAAAGGTGGAGGCAAACTCTTTTCTACCACTATGAAAACGTTTCATGCAATGAAAAAACTCCGCGATGAAAAAGGATTCAAAAATCTGAAACTTGGTTTTATTACTACATTTACTGCGACGAATCAAGATACTGTAGAAGATTTGTATGAATATTTAAAAGCACAAGGTCCTGATAATGTCTCTATTAATTTAATTAGAGGAATTCCAAAAGATCCGCTCGTGAAAAATATCGATATCTCAAAATTTAAAAGTGTAATAAAAAAACTCCAAGCTGACTTACTCGATGGAACACTTCCGGGTTTTGATCCTTTTTTAGTTGCGATGGCAAGTTACCGCTACGATAATATCATTAAAACTTATGAAGAAAATAAATACCAAAGTGATTGTTATTCTTCCCAAATTTTTTGTGTATTATATCCGAATGGAGATATTTATCCTTGTGAGCTTCTAGATAAATCTAAGATGATTGGAAATCTAAGAGATTTCGATTTTGATTTCCGTAAACTTTGGTTTAGCGAAAAAAATAAAGAAGTTGCAGATTGGATAGTCGATACAAAATGTTTTTGCACACATGAATGTAATGCAAGTTGTAATACTTCTTTTAATGCAGCACATTTTTCAAAGATTGGTCTTCGTGCGGCTAATATGCAGGTGAAACGGTTATTAAAGTAG
- a CDS encoding AAA family ATPase produces MGKITGLTISENFKDTIEQLRTKLITAVDTGNLEETKSILETGMSPNFQPPDIASPINYAVARSSLEILELLLKNGANPNFTTSGPITTLGQACANGKLDMVKLLLTWGARVDGYEATAKKTPIIVAAEKGKKEIVESLLAAHADPNWKDRYGTNALEYAQKSGHTQIVSLLAPLTSGNNLQEDPFLSDSNLIGQKLAKNALTEVLALTKVNEERKKHSLPLFQVNLHAVFSGNSGTGKTTFARYYAQEIKKMGILKKGHLVEVSRVDLVGEYIGHSAPRTTAVIEKARGGILFIDEAYAIKIDKNDTLGQEAINTLIKYMEDYRDELVVILAGYTDLMRNFLDLNPGLKSRVPNIIPFEDFTDEEIGILLDDMCKKHEMILMPQDRNFAIEQILIKKRGKGFGNAREVRNVFERAVTQHCARLANQDLKNIPKDNLQKFIYSDLTIDPFDHGEHDIIQAAAIDPKDNPKSGVYKLHTLRGMNDIKNEIQSMADFIRIRKLRKAATSARGLQLHMLFTGNPGTGKTTVARLIGDIYRELGVLPNGHVIEVDRSGLVGGYLGQTALKTKECIESARGGILFIDEAYSLFSESHSGDMYGREAVNTLLKYMEDYRDELVIIFAGYQEPMEKLMNSNPGLLSRFSKNLLFQNFTNEELSDICRDICKNDGYEITDSAHKKLVSHLMERKEKDTDFANARTARNLLEQAFKNHATRLAKLTPEELINRVVLDTIEETDIQELPPLSNGQTRRIGFEV; encoded by the coding sequence ATGGGCAAAATAACTGGACTAACTATTTCGGAAAATTTTAAAGACACAATTGAACAACTGCGAACTAAACTGATAACTGCCGTTGACACAGGAAATTTAGAGGAAACTAAATCCATTCTAGAAACAGGAATGAGTCCCAATTTTCAACCTCCGGATATAGCCTCTCCTATAAATTATGCTGTCGCCCGAAGTTCCTTGGAAATTCTAGAGTTATTATTAAAAAATGGGGCTAATCCTAATTTTACCACATCCGGACCGATCACTACACTTGGTCAAGCCTGTGCAAATGGAAAATTAGACATGGTAAAATTACTTCTAACTTGGGGAGCAAGAGTAGACGGATATGAAGCTACAGCCAAAAAAACTCCTATCATTGTAGCCGCCGAAAAAGGAAAAAAAGAAATCGTAGAATCCTTATTAGCCGCTCATGCAGACCCAAATTGGAAAGATAGGTATGGCACTAACGCATTAGAATATGCACAAAAAAGCGGTCATACACAAATAGTGTCCCTTCTCGCACCACTCACATCTGGAAATAATTTACAGGAAGATCCATTTTTATCTGATTCAAATTTAATCGGACAGAAATTAGCTAAAAATGCACTTACAGAAGTCCTTGCCCTCACAAAAGTAAATGAAGAACGTAAAAAACACTCCCTTCCCTTATTCCAAGTAAATTTACACGCTGTGTTTTCAGGAAATTCCGGTACAGGCAAAACAACATTTGCCCGTTATTATGCCCAAGAAATTAAAAAGATGGGAATTCTAAAAAAAGGCCATCTTGTAGAAGTATCTAGAGTTGACTTAGTTGGTGAATACATCGGCCATTCTGCTCCTCGCACTACCGCCGTTATAGAAAAGGCCCGAGGTGGAATATTATTTATCGATGAAGCCTATGCCATTAAAATTGATAAAAATGATACACTAGGACAAGAAGCAATTAATACCTTAATTAAATATATGGAAGATTATAGAGATGAACTCGTAGTAATTCTTGCCGGGTATACTGATCTTATGCGTAACTTTTTAGATTTGAATCCTGGATTAAAGAGTCGGGTTCCAAATATTATTCCATTTGAAGATTTTACAGATGAAGAAATTGGAATTTTACTCGATGATATGTGCAAAAAACACGAAATGATTTTAATGCCACAGGATAGAAACTTTGCAATTGAACAAATATTAATTAAAAAAAGAGGAAAGGGTTTTGGTAATGCAAGAGAAGTACGAAATGTATTTGAAAGAGCGGTTACTCAACATTGTGCACGCCTTGCCAATCAGGATTTAAAAAATATTCCAAAGGATAATCTTCAAAAGTTTATCTACAGTGATCTAACAATTGATCCTTTCGATCACGGGGAACATGATATAATTCAGGCGGCAGCTATAGACCCAAAAGACAACCCGAAATCCGGTGTTTATAAATTACATACTTTACGCGGAATGAATGATATTAAAAATGAAATTCAATCAATGGCAGATTTTATTCGAATTCGCAAACTTAGAAAAGCCGCTACTTCCGCTAGAGGTTTACAATTGCATATGTTATTCACCGGAAATCCGGGGACGGGGAAAACAACCGTTGCCCGCTTAATTGGAGATATATACAGAGAACTAGGAGTTTTGCCAAATGGTCATGTCATTGAAGTAGATCGATCTGGACTTGTGGGAGGATACTTAGGACAAACCGCTCTCAAAACAAAAGAATGTATCGAAAGTGCACGTGGTGGTATTCTATTTATTGACGAAGCCTACTCCTTGTTTAGCGAGTCCCATTCCGGAGACATGTATGGAAGAGAAGCAGTAAATACTTTGTTAAAATACATGGAAGACTATCGGGATGAACTTGTAATCATTTTTGCTGGTTACCAAGAGCCAATGGAAAAATTAATGAATTCAAATCCCGGTCTATTAAGTCGCTTCAGTAAAAATCTTCTTTTTCAAAATTTCACGAATGAAGAGTTAAGCGATATTTGCCGCGACATCTGCAAAAATGACGGTTATGAAATTACCGATTCCGCTCATAAAAAGTTAGTTTCTCATCTCATGGAACGTAAAGAAAAAGACACCGACTTCGCTAACGCAAGAACTGCTCGAAACTTACTCGAACAAGCTTTTAAAAACCATGCAACTAGACTGGCAAAACTAACCCCAGAAGAACTTATCAATAGAGTTGTTCTAGATACCATAGAAGAAACGGATATTCAAGAATTGCCTCCACTTTCTAACGGACAAACACGCAGAATTGGCTTTGAAGTTTAA
- a CDS encoding TMEM165/GDT1 family protein, translated as MDIKTILTVFISVFLAEIGDKTQLATMLFSADKKHSALSVFIGSATALVLASGIGVIAGSYLSELISPQSLKIAAGIGFILIGIWTLVGK; from the coding sequence ATAGATATAAAAACGATACTGACAGTATTTATTTCTGTGTTTTTAGCAGAAATTGGAGACAAAACACAATTAGCCACAATGTTATTTTCAGCGGATAAAAAGCATTCTGCGTTAAGTGTATTTATTGGTTCGGCTACAGCATTGGTATTAGCTTCTGGAATAGGGGTTATAGCTGGCAGTTATTTAAGTGAACTCATTTCGCCACAATCCTTAAAGATAGCTGCAGGGATTGGATTTATTCTAATAGGAATTTGGACTTTAGTTGGTAAATAA